A segment of the Bacillus pseudomycoides genome:
CCCTTCCTCATCACTTATCTTTTCATATGCAAACATCTCATTATGCACACTTAATACAAATTTTGTTTTTGGTGCAGCATCATATAAAACTTTCATCCAGTTTGGACGATTACATAAATGAACTACATCATAATTTTCCTTGCTTATATGTTCAACAATACGAGGAACATACTCATCTTCCGAAAAACGTATATACCGAACACCTTCTCTTTTTTCAAAATCTTTCAAATCCGGATCATTTATTGAAATAATTGTCACATCTTTGCCTTTTGATGCAATAATAGAAGCAACGGAATCCATATAAATTTGAATGGCTCCTCCTCGTATTGCTGGTACGGGTAGTTTTTCAGTAGATATGATTGCGATTTTCATACGTTAACCCTCCATTTCACAAAAAATACAACCCTCTTCAACATATGTTACGAAAAATCTCTTACCGTTGTGAGTAATCGAACACCCTTTTCCAAATTCAATACACAAAATAGGTAAAAGCTCTACTTTTTATCCTTAAAGGCGAATGGCTAGAACAACCAATTGTCTTGTACCATAAAGTAATAAGAGAATGTATAAAGGATGGTGACACATTTGGAAAAACACACGGAAGAAGCAGAATATATATTATCACCTGAAGAGGAGAACAAATTACTAACATTAGCTGAAACAATGATTCAAGATTGGAATATTACTGTAAATGCAATTGAATTAATACAAGGGGGACAACTTGCGTTAGTATGGAAAATTCATACACCGGATGGACCAATTTGTTTAAAAAGAATTCATCGCCCAGAAAAGAAAGCGTTATTTTCTATTCATGCACAAGATTATCTTGCAAAAAAAGGAATGCGTGTTCCAAGTATTATTCCTAACAAAAATAATCAGTTATACACAAAACATGGTCCATTTTTATTTGTCGGATACGAATGGATTGAGGGAAGACCTTTCGAACTTACAATGCAAGAAGACCTTGAAATGATTATGAAGGGATTAGCTGACTTTCATCTTGCGTCTATTGGTTACAAGCCGCCACCAGGAGTGCCTATTTTCACAAAACTCGGACGTTGGCCAAACCATTATATTAAGCGATATCAACAAATGGATATTTGGAAAAACTTAGCTGCAAGTACTAAGGATGATCCATTTTCACAATTGTACTTAGCTGAAATTGATCCTTTTATTCTAGAAGCAAAACATACACTTCAGCGACTATTAGATTCTGAATATACAGCATGGACAAATCAATTACAAACAAACCCTAACCTGTGCCATCAAGATTACGGTACAGGAAACTCTCTCCTTGATCCAAACAATCAAATTTGGGTAATTGATTTAGATACCGTTTCTTTTGATCTTCCAATTCGTGACTTGCGTAAAATGATTATCCCTTTATTAGATACAATAGG
Coding sequences within it:
- a CDS encoding CotS family spore coat protein — protein: MVTHLEKHTEEAEYILSPEEENKLLTLAETMIQDWNITVNAIELIQGGQLALVWKIHTPDGPICLKRIHRPEKKALFSIHAQDYLAKKGMRVPSIIPNKNNQLYTKHGPFLFVGYEWIEGRPFELTMQEDLEMIMKGLADFHLASIGYKPPPGVPIFTKLGRWPNHYIKRYQQMDIWKNLAASTKDDPFSQLYLAEIDPFILEAKHTLQRLLDSEYTAWTNQLQTNPNLCHQDYGTGNSLLDPNNQIWVIDLDTVSFDLPIRDLRKMIIPLLDTIGVWNEDQFNIMINAYESISPLTAEQKKIMFIDMLFPYELYDVIRERYVRKSPLLADELAEAMEYERIKSTALNALIEKF